One region of Primulina tabacum isolate GXHZ01 chromosome 1, ASM2559414v2, whole genome shotgun sequence genomic DNA includes:
- the LOC142527982 gene encoding uncharacterized protein LOC142527982, protein MAAVPSAVAPATTPNKGVQFAQKPNFQPLKAHEISDGQIQFRKIPVPPHRYTPLKKAWLEIYTPVYEKMKIDIRMNLKSRRVELKTRPDTPDVSNLQKCADFVHAFMLGFDVIDADALLRLDELYVESFEIKDVKTLRGEHLSRAIGRLSGKGGRTKHAIENSTRTRIVIADTKIHILGSFASIKVARDSLCSLILGSPAAKVYSKLRAVTARLAERF, encoded by the coding sequence ATGGCCGCCGTGCCCTCCGCCGTTGCACCGGCCACAACTCCGAATAAGGGCGTCCAATTTGCGCAGAAGCCCAACTTTCAGCCCCTAAAAGCACATGAAATCTCCGACGGCCAAATCCAATTCCGTAAAATCCCCGTCCCCCCTCATCGCTATACTCCTCTCAAAAAAGCATGGCTTGAAATATACACACCTGTATACGAAAAAATGAAAATCGATATCCGAATGAACCTCAAATCCCGCCGGGTGGAGCTCAAGACTCGACCCGACACTCCTGATGTCAGCAATCTGCAGAAGTGTGCAGATTTTGTGCACGCGTTCATGCTGGGGTTCGACGTGATAGACGCGGACGCATTGCTACGTTTGGACGAGCTTTATGTTGAATCATTCGAGATTAAGGATGTCAAAACGTTGAGAGGGGAACACTTGTCGCGGGCGATCGGTCGGTTGAGTGGCAAAGGAGGAAGAACGAAGCACGCTATCGAAAACTCGACGAGAACGAGAATCGTGATAGCTGACACGAAGATTCACATACTGGGTTCCTTCGCTAGCATTAAGGTTGCAAGGGACTCTCTATGTAGCTTAATTTTGGGTTCCCCGGCCGCGAAGGTGTATTCAAAGCTAAGAGCAGTAACTGCACGCCTGGCGGAAAGGTTTTGA